GATCCAGCTCCACCACTGGCGGCCCGACCCGAGGCGGCCCCCGAGCCCGAAGCGGAACAGCGGCAGCATCGGGGCCAGCGCGCCGCCGGACCGGGCGAGCACCAGCCCGGTCCTGATGTGGGCGACGCGGATGCCGGCGGCCTCGGCTGCGCCCGTCGCCCCCTCCCACTGCCTCACCACGTCGGCCAGGAAGCCCTCGCCCGGCGCGCTCTCCTCGGTGAGGCGCTCGTCGCCCCGGTCGCCGTAGTAGCCGATGGCCGAGGCGCTGACGAGCACCGACGGCCGGGGGTCGAGGGCCGCCATCGTCTCGGCCACGAGCGTGGTGCCCTTCACCCGGCTGTCGAGCACCCGCCGCTTGTGCTCGTCGCTCCAGCGATGGTCGCCGATGCCCTCCCCGGCCAGGTGGACGACGGCGTCCACGCCGGCGAGCGCGGCCCCGTCGAGCTCGCCCCGCTCGGGGTCCCAGCGCACCGTCCCCGGGCCGGCGTCGGCCCGCCGGCTCACCCGCCGGACCCGGTGCCCGTCCCGCTCGAGGGACGCGACGAGCGCGCTGCCGATCAGCCCCGTCGACCCGGTCACGGCGACGTCCACGGGTCTACCGTGCCCGCATGCTGAGAGAGTTCAAGGCCTTCGTCATGCGGGGGAACGTACTGGACCTCGCCGTCGCGGTGATCCTCGGAGTGGCCTTCAACGCCGTCGTGCAGGCCTTCGCCGACGGGATCCTCATGAACCTGATCGCCGCGTTCTTCGGCCAGCCCGACTTCAACCAGATCACCACCGACGTGGGCGACGGCCGGCTGCTGACCGGCGCGTTCCTCACCGCCGTCGTCCGGTTCGTCATCATCGCGTTCGCCCTGTTCCTCGTGGTCAAGGCGTTCAACGCGCTCCAGGAGCGGCGCCGCCGGGGGGTGGCCGCGCCCGACGAGGCGCCGACGCCGACCGAGGAGGTCGTGCTGCTCACCGAGATCCGCGACCTGCTGCGCACCCAGCCCGGCCGGGCCGTCTGAGTGCGCCACGTCGAGGTCGGCGGGGCGCGGGTATCGGCCATCGGGCTCGGCACCTGGCAGTTCGGGTCGCGTGAGTGGGGCTACGGCGAGGAGTACGCCGAGCGGACGGCCGGCGCCATCGTCGCCCGCGCCCTCGACCTCGGCATCAACCTCATCGACACCGCCGAGGTCTACGCGTTCGGGCGGTCGGAGCGCATCGTGGGCGAGGCGATCGCCGGCCGCCGGGACGACGTGTTCCTCGCCACCAAGCTGTTCCCGGTGGCGCCCGTCGCGCCGGTCGTCGTGCAGCGGGGCCGGGCCAGCGCCCGCCGGCTGGGCGTGGACGTCATCGACCTCTACCAGGTGCACTGGCCGAACCCGGTGGTGCCGCTGGGCACGACGATGGACGGGATGGCCCGGCTGGTCGACGACGGCGTCGTCCGCCACGTCGGGGTCAGCAACTTCGACGCCGACCGCTGGCGCCGGGCCGAGGCCGCGCTCGGCCGGCCCGTGCTCGCCGACCAGGTCGCCTACAGCCTGGTCCATCGGGACCCGGAGCGGGACGTGCTGCCCCACGCGGCCGCCGCCGGGCGGCTCGTGATCGCGCACAGCCCGCTGGCCCAGGGCCTCCTCTCCGGGCGCTACGACGGCCGGGTGTCGCCGTCGGGCATCCGGGCGGCCAACCCGCTGTTCCTGCCCGAGAACCTCGAGCGGGCCCAGCCCCTGCTCGGCGCGCTCCAGGCCATCGGCGTCGCGCACGGCGCCACCCCGGCCCAGGTGGCGCTGGCCTGGGTCATCCGCCGGCCGAACGTGGTGGCCATCCCGGGCGCCAGCAGCGTCGCCCAGGTCGAGTCGAACGCGGCGGCCGCCGACCTCGACCTCACCGACGAGGAGGACGCCCGCCTCACGGCCGCGTCCGACGCCTTCCGCCCGATCCGGGGCCCGGGCGCCTGGGCCAGGCTGCTGCGCCTCGGGCCACGCCGCCCCTAGAGTGCCGGCCGTGCACGTCGTCGTCGTGGGATGCGGGCGGGTCGGCTCGGGCCTGGCCACCGCCCTCGACAAGGGCGGGCACTCGGTGGCCGTCGTGGACCGCCAGGCGAAGGCCTTCCGCCGCCTCCCGGACGACTTCGGCGGCGACCGGGTCATCGGGGTCGGCTTCGACCGCGACCGCCTGCGTGAGGCCGGCATCGACCGGGCCGACGCCGTCGCCGCCGTCACCAACGGCGACAACTCGAACATCGTCGTCGCCCGGGTGGCTCGCGAGGTGTTCGCCATCGAGCGGGTCGTGGCCCGCATCTACGACGCCCGCCGGGCCGCCATCTACGAGCGCCTCGGCATCCCGACGATCGCCACCGTGCAGTGGACGACCGACCGGGTGCTGCGCCGCATCCTCCCCGACGAGGCCGGCGTCGAGTGGGTCGACCCGAGCGCCCGCGTCTCGCTCGTCGAGCGCCCCATCCCGGCCGCCTGGGTCGGCCAGCGCCTCTCGGCGCTCGAGCTGCCCGGCCGGGCCAGGGTGGTCGCCTTCAGCCGGCTGGGGGTGAGCGAGCTGCCGTCGGCCGACGTGGTCGTGCAGGAGGGCGACGTCGCCTACGTGGCCGTGAGCGGCGACCTCGCCACCGTCGACGCCCACCTGTCCGGGCCGCAGGGCCAAGGAGGCCACTGATGCGGGTCGTGATCGCCGGCGGTGGCAACGTCGGCAACTTCATCGCCTCCGAGCTGCTCGCCGCCGGGCACGAGGTGCTCATCATGGAGGTCGACCCCGACCGGGTGGCCAACGCCGTCGCCGCCGGCGAGCCGAAGGGCGCGGCCTGGCTGGCCGGCGACGCCTGCGAGGTGTCCGAGCTGGCGAAGGCCACCCCGGAGACGGCCGACGTGGTCGCCGCCGTCACCGGCGACGACGAGGACAACCTCGTGATCTCGCTGCTGTCGAAGCAGGAGTTCGGCGTGCCCCGGGTCGTCGCCCGGGTGAACAACCCGAAGAACCAGTGGATGTTCAACGACAGCTGGGGGGTCGACGTCGCCGTGTCGACGCCGCACCTGATCACCGCGCTGGTGCAGGAGGCGGTGTCGGTCGGCTCGCTCGTCCGGCTGCTGACCTTCGAGGGCGGGCGGGCCCGGCTGGTCGAGGTCACCCTGGCCGCCGGCTCGCCGGCCGCCGACCGCGCCATCCTCGACCTCGGCCTGCCGCGCGACTCGACCGTCGTCGCCGTCGTGCGCGAGGAGCACGTCGTGGTGCCCCGGGGCGACACCCGCCTGTCGGCGGGCGACGAGGTGCTCGTGCTCGTCACCCCCGAGGCCGAGGACGACGTCCGCCAGCTGCTGGTGGGCAGCTGAGCCGCCCGACGCCGTTGACGATCGCGTGCCGCTGCCGATTCGGAAGCGTGTCGCAACGACGTTGTAGACTCGTCCACCGCAGGGAGCGGAGGGCGCGGACCGCCAGGGCTGAGGCAAGGGGAGTGGGGAAGCGACCTTGAGCTGGCGTGTACGGAAGAGGCTGTTCGACCTGGTCGTCGGCGGGCTCCTCGCCATCCTCGCCACCCCGGTGATCGCCGCGTTGGCGGCCGTCACCGCGGTGTCGCTGCGGTCGTGGCCGTTCTTCGTGCAGGAGCGGATCACCGAGGGCGGCCGGCACCGCCGCTTCTACAAGCTGCGCACGCTGCCGAAGCACACGCCGCCTTACGCGCTGAAGCGGTCGCTCGAGATGAACCTCCCCCGGATCCCGCTGCTCCTGCGCCGCCTGCACCTCGACGAGCTCCCGCAGCTGTACCTCGTCGCCCTCGGCCGGCTGAGCCTCGTCGGGCCCCGGCCGAAGATGCCCGACGCGTTCGAGCCCGTCGACCCGGTGTACGGCGAGCTGCGGGTGCTCGTGCCCCAGGGCTGCACCGGCCTCTGGCAGGTGGGCTCGCACACCGACGAGCTGCCCCACGAGACGCCGGACTACGACTTCTTCTACCTCCGCTACGGCTGCCTGCGGATGGACGTGTGGGTGCTGTGGCGGACGTTGCGGCACATGCTCGGGATGAACCGCCCCGTCGTACTCGACGACGTGCCGGCCTGGGTGCGAGGCTCCGGGTACGTGGAGCCCGACCTGCTGGAGGCGGTGCCCGAGGCGAGCGTCGTCGGCCGGTCGTACCTCGACCAGCCCGAGCCCGCCACCTACGCCCTCGACGCCTGATCGAGCGGGCGCGCCCGGCGCCCTCGGCAGCACGCGCCGCCGGCCGGCGGACGGTGCACATCGCTGACGTCGGCGCCGGCATCCGTCGCCTGATCGCCGAGCCGCCTCGGCATCGTGCCGGGAAGGGCCTGCGGCGTCGTCGCCGGGAACGGGCTGCGGCGTCGTGCCGGGAACGGGCTGCGGCGTCGTGCCGGGAACAGCTGGGCCGTCGTGCCGGGAACGGGCTGCGGCGTCGTGCCGGGAACGGTCTGCGGCGTCGTGCCGGGAACGGGCTGCGGCGTCGTCCTGGGAACGGGCTGCAGGCGTCCCACCGCTCGACGGCTTGGGCGGCGTCGCCCGGCTCGGCGGCGGCGGTCGGGGCCTACCGCTCGACGGGTGACCGGCTGGGGACGGCCCGCTCGATCATCCGCCGGCCGGACCACCCCGCCGTCCCGCCCGCCACCTTCACCAGGAGATCAGGGCTGTGTGGCCGTCCGGGAACGCGGAACCGCCCCGGCAGAGCCGGGGCGGTCGCTAGGCGTGTACCTGTGGGCGCCTCGGGGGCGCCGGTCAACTAGACGACGTCGGCGGCGAGTGCCCGGGACGTCCGCTTGCGGGCGGCGAGGACGAGGATCCCACCGACGGCCACGAAGGCCACGGCGAAGCGGACGAGCTCGAGGTTGGTGTCGGAACCGCCGGTGACGGGGAGCGTCCCACCCTGGTCGGGCGGCACGGTCACGGTCACGGTCGGGCAGGTGCCGTTGTACTTGCAGGGCCGAGCGGCCTGGGCCGCCGGCGCGAAGATCAGCAGCAGGAACGCTGCGACGACCAGGATGCGTCGAATCACGGGTTCACCTCCGCCCCGAAGGGCTTTGAATCGGGCCTGCAGGTACACGTCGTCCGGCAAGTGTTGCGCAGTTTCGCCGCCGAGTCCACCATTTCCCACGAAGGGACGGCCGACCGGCACCGACATGCTTACCCTTGCCGGGGGTGGCGACACCATAGCGCGCGTGCTCCTCATCGGCGGGCCAACCCCGCGATGAAGGCCTGGCGCTCGGTGAGCGTGAGGTCGGCGCCCACGCCGTCGCCCCGCCGCTCCACGCCGGCGACGGGCTCGATCTCGAACCCGGGCGCCGTCGTGACGTCCACGCTGACCTCGTCGGCGTTCACGAGCGGCTGGTGGCCGAGGTCGAGCCGGTAGCCCTCGCTCAGGTCGAGCGGGCCGGCCAGGTCCAGGTGGACGGCCATCGTCGCCCCCGGCGGCACCGTCACGAACTGGCTGTACACCTGGCGGCCGAGCTCGGCGCCGGGCGCCAGCTCCAGCTCGGCGCCGTCGGCGGTCGCCCCCTCCAGGCCGAGCGGGGTGTACACGGACAGCCAGATCCGGCTGTGCCCGGGCGGCAGCTGGAGGTCGACGTCG
This Acidimicrobiales bacterium DNA region includes the following protein-coding sequences:
- a CDS encoding TIGR01777 family oxidoreductase, which gives rise to MDVAVTGSTGLIGSALVASLERDGHRVRRVSRRADAGPGTVRWDPERGELDGAALAGVDAVVHLAGEGIGDHRWSDEHKRRVLDSRVKGTTLVAETMAALDPRPSVLVSASAIGYYGDRGDERLTEESAPGEGFLADVVRQWEGATGAAEAAGIRVAHIRTGLVLARSGGALAPMLPLFRFGLGGRLGSGRQWWSWI
- the mscL gene encoding large conductance mechanosensitive channel protein MscL; translated protein: MLREFKAFVMRGNVLDLAVAVILGVAFNAVVQAFADGILMNLIAAFFGQPDFNQITTDVGDGRLLTGAFLTAVVRFVIIAFALFLVVKAFNALQERRRRGVAAPDEAPTPTEEVVLLTEIRDLLRTQPGRAV
- a CDS encoding aldo/keto reductase gives rise to the protein MRHVEVGGARVSAIGLGTWQFGSREWGYGEEYAERTAGAIVARALDLGINLIDTAEVYAFGRSERIVGEAIAGRRDDVFLATKLFPVAPVAPVVVQRGRASARRLGVDVIDLYQVHWPNPVVPLGTTMDGMARLVDDGVVRHVGVSNFDADRWRRAEAALGRPVLADQVAYSLVHRDPERDVLPHAAAAGRLVIAHSPLAQGLLSGRYDGRVSPSGIRAANPLFLPENLERAQPLLGALQAIGVAHGATPAQVALAWVIRRPNVVAIPGASSVAQVESNAAAADLDLTDEEDARLTAASDAFRPIRGPGAWARLLRLGPRRP
- a CDS encoding TrkA family potassium uptake protein, producing the protein MHVVVVGCGRVGSGLATALDKGGHSVAVVDRQAKAFRRLPDDFGGDRVIGVGFDRDRLREAGIDRADAVAAVTNGDNSNIVVARVAREVFAIERVVARIYDARRAAIYERLGIPTIATVQWTTDRVLRRILPDEAGVEWVDPSARVSLVERPIPAAWVGQRLSALELPGRARVVAFSRLGVSELPSADVVVQEGDVAYVAVSGDLATVDAHLSGPQGQGGH
- a CDS encoding TrkA family potassium uptake protein; translation: MRVVIAGGGNVGNFIASELLAAGHEVLIMEVDPDRVANAVAAGEPKGAAWLAGDACEVSELAKATPETADVVAAVTGDDEDNLVISLLSKQEFGVPRVVARVNNPKNQWMFNDSWGVDVAVSTPHLITALVQEAVSVGSLVRLLTFEGGRARLVEVTLAAGSPAADRAILDLGLPRDSTVVAVVREEHVVVPRGDTRLSAGDEVLVLVTPEAEDDVRQLLVGS
- a CDS encoding sugar transferase; protein product: MSWRVRKRLFDLVVGGLLAILATPVIAALAAVTAVSLRSWPFFVQERITEGGRHRRFYKLRTLPKHTPPYALKRSLEMNLPRIPLLLRRLHLDELPQLYLVALGRLSLVGPRPKMPDAFEPVDPVYGELRVLVPQGCTGLWQVGSHTDELPHETPDYDFFYLRYGCLRMDVWVLWRTLRHMLGMNRPVVLDDVPAWVRGSGYVEPDLLEAVPEASVVGRSYLDQPEPATYALDA